A single window of Pygocentrus nattereri isolate fPygNat1 chromosome 24, fPygNat1.pri, whole genome shotgun sequence DNA harbors:
- the pigm gene encoding GPI mannosyltransferase 1 isoform X4 yields the protein MAHTADHSLIKLFNLRVLNSLALVIRLFLVGYGVYQDKTMVVKYTDIDYHVFTDASRFVTQGESPYNRSTYRYTPLLAWMLLPNIYATPHFGKLLFVTCDVLSGVLLYHILCLRGLSSDAACRFCALWLLNPLPIGVSTRGNAEALLSLLVLATLLCLELKRFFMAAFFYGLSVHMKIYPVTYALPIALYISTHGKLEAQKRGVFRMLQRLFNKELVLFAAVAGAVFFWLTLAFYCLYGWDSLHETYLYHLTRRDIRHNFSPYFYMIYLTAESQWSLVLGLVSFLPQLVLVLLTSLAFHADLPFCCFLNTAIFVSFNKVCTSQYFLWYLCFLPLILPRLRLSKKQGVGLLLLWFAGQAITCQES from the exons ATGGCACACACTGCTGACCATTCTTTAATCAAACTGTTTAATCTGCGGGTGCTGAACAGCCTCGCGCTCGTCATACGCTTATTTCTGGTGGGCTATGGGGTTTATCAAGACAAAACCATGGTGGTCAAATACACTGATATTGACTATCACGTGTTTACAGATGCTTCACGGTTTGTGACACAG GGTGAGTCTCCATACAACAGGTCCACCTACCGCTACACTCCTCTCCTCGCATGGATGCTGTTGCCCAATATCTATGCAACCCCACACTTTGGGAAGCTGCTCTTTGTCACTTGTGATGTACTCTCAGGGGTCTTGTTGTACCACATCTTGTGTCTTCGAGGTTTATCCAGTGATGCAGCCTGtcgtttctgtgctctctggcTGCTTAACCCTTTACCGATAGGTGTGTCCACACGTGGAAACGCTGAGGCACTCCTGTCTCTTTTGGTCCTGGCCACACTATTGTGTCTTGAGCTAAAGAGATTTTTTATGGCAGCATTTTTCTACGGACTGTCTGTCCATATGAAAATCTACCCTGTAACATATGCCCTTCCTATCGCTCTCTACATATCAACTCATGGGAAATTGGAGGCTCAGAAGAGAGGTGTTTTCAGGATGTTGCAAAGGCTTTTCAATAAGGAACTGGTCCTGTTCGCAGCTGTGGCAGGAGCTGTGTTTTTCTGGCTAACTTTAGCCTTTTATTGCTT GTATGGCTGGGATTCCCTTCATGAAACCTACCTCTATCATTTAACAAGACGGGACATCCGTCATAATTTCTCTCCCTACTTCTACATGATTTACTTGACAGCGGAGAGCCAATGGAGCTTGGTTCTGGGCCTGGTGTCCTTCCTACCCCAGCTTGTCCTTGTGCTCCTCACCTCTCTGGCCTTCCATGCAGACTTGCCCTTCTGCTGCTTTCTCAACACAGCtatttttgtcagtttcaaTAAAGTCTGCACCTCACAG TATTTTCTGTGGTACCTGTGTTTCCTGCCACTCATCCTGCCGCGTTTGAGGCTCTCAAAAAAGCAAGGGGTTGGACTTCTGCTGCTGTGGTTTGCTGGCCAG GCCATCACTTGCCAGGAATCCTGA
- the pigm gene encoding GPI mannosyltransferase 1 isoform X3, whose protein sequence is MKNLESNDDDWLKNGLFDCICQYITFTEPPLHCDQMWSPWALHGESPYNRSTYRYTPLLAWMLLPNIYATPHFGKLLFVTCDVLSGVLLYHILCLRGLSSDAACRFCALWLLNPLPIGVSTRGNAEALLSLLVLATLLCLELKRFFMAAFFYGLSVHMKIYPVTYALPIALYISTHGKLEAQKRGVFRMLQRLFNKELVLFAAVAGAVFFWLTLAFYCLYGWDSLHETYLYHLTRRDIRHNFSPYFYMIYLTAESQWSLVLGLVSFLPQLVLVLLTSLAFHADLPFCCFLNTAIFVSFNKVCTSQYFLWYLCFLPLILPRLRLSKKQGVGLLLLWFAGQGLWLMPAYYLEFEGHNTFVYIWLAGLLFLFNNSFIMVQIISHYIPETVQQRKKTE, encoded by the exons ATGAAAAACTTGGAATCAAATGATGATGATTGGTTGAAGAATGGTTTGTTTGACTGTATATGTCAGTATATCACATTCACAGAGCCGCCGCTTCACTGTGATCAGATGTGGAGTCCTTGGGCATTACAT GGTGAGTCTCCATACAACAGGTCCACCTACCGCTACACTCCTCTCCTCGCATGGATGCTGTTGCCCAATATCTATGCAACCCCACACTTTGGGAAGCTGCTCTTTGTCACTTGTGATGTACTCTCAGGGGTCTTGTTGTACCACATCTTGTGTCTTCGAGGTTTATCCAGTGATGCAGCCTGtcgtttctgtgctctctggcTGCTTAACCCTTTACCGATAGGTGTGTCCACACGTGGAAACGCTGAGGCACTCCTGTCTCTTTTGGTCCTGGCCACACTATTGTGTCTTGAGCTAAAGAGATTTTTTATGGCAGCATTTTTCTACGGACTGTCTGTCCATATGAAAATCTACCCTGTAACATATGCCCTTCCTATCGCTCTCTACATATCAACTCATGGGAAATTGGAGGCTCAGAAGAGAGGTGTTTTCAGGATGTTGCAAAGGCTTTTCAATAAGGAACTGGTCCTGTTCGCAGCTGTGGCAGGAGCTGTGTTTTTCTGGCTAACTTTAGCCTTTTATTGCTT GTATGGCTGGGATTCCCTTCATGAAACCTACCTCTATCATTTAACAAGACGGGACATCCGTCATAATTTCTCTCCCTACTTCTACATGATTTACTTGACAGCGGAGAGCCAATGGAGCTTGGTTCTGGGCCTGGTGTCCTTCCTACCCCAGCTTGTCCTTGTGCTCCTCACCTCTCTGGCCTTCCATGCAGACTTGCCCTTCTGCTGCTTTCTCAACACAGCtatttttgtcagtttcaaTAAAGTCTGCACCTCACAG TATTTTCTGTGGTACCTGTGTTTCCTGCCACTCATCCTGCCGCGTTTGAGGCTCTCAAAAAAGCAAGGGGTTGGACTTCTGCTGCTGTGGTTTGCTGGCCAG GGTTTGTGGCTGATGCCAGCTTATTACTTGGAGTTTGAAGGACACAACACATTTGTGTACATTTGGTTGGCTGGCCTGCTGTTTCTCTTCAACAACTCGTTTATAATGGTCCAGATCATCTCCCACTACATACCAGAGACAGtccagcaaagaaaaaaaactgaataa
- the pigm gene encoding GPI mannosyltransferase 1 isoform X5 — translation MWSPWALHGESPYNRSTYRYTPLLAWMLLPNIYATPHFGKLLFVTCDVLSGVLLYHILCLRGLSSDAACRFCALWLLNPLPIGVSTRGNAEALLSLLVLATLLCLELKRFFMAAFFYGLSVHMKIYPVTYALPIALYISTHGKLEAQKRGVFRMLQRLFNKELVLFAAVAGAVFFWLTLAFYCLYGWDSLHETYLYHLTRRDIRHNFSPYFYMIYLTAESQWSLVLGLVSFLPQLVLVLLTSLAFHADLPFCCFLNTAIFVSFNKVCTSQYFLWYLCFLPLILPRLRLSKKQGVGLLLLWFAGQGLWLMPAYYLEFEGHNTFVYIWLAGLLFLFNNSFIMVQIISHYIPETVQQRKKTE, via the exons ATGTGGAGTCCTTGGGCATTACAT GGTGAGTCTCCATACAACAGGTCCACCTACCGCTACACTCCTCTCCTCGCATGGATGCTGTTGCCCAATATCTATGCAACCCCACACTTTGGGAAGCTGCTCTTTGTCACTTGTGATGTACTCTCAGGGGTCTTGTTGTACCACATCTTGTGTCTTCGAGGTTTATCCAGTGATGCAGCCTGtcgtttctgtgctctctggcTGCTTAACCCTTTACCGATAGGTGTGTCCACACGTGGAAACGCTGAGGCACTCCTGTCTCTTTTGGTCCTGGCCACACTATTGTGTCTTGAGCTAAAGAGATTTTTTATGGCAGCATTTTTCTACGGACTGTCTGTCCATATGAAAATCTACCCTGTAACATATGCCCTTCCTATCGCTCTCTACATATCAACTCATGGGAAATTGGAGGCTCAGAAGAGAGGTGTTTTCAGGATGTTGCAAAGGCTTTTCAATAAGGAACTGGTCCTGTTCGCAGCTGTGGCAGGAGCTGTGTTTTTCTGGCTAACTTTAGCCTTTTATTGCTT GTATGGCTGGGATTCCCTTCATGAAACCTACCTCTATCATTTAACAAGACGGGACATCCGTCATAATTTCTCTCCCTACTTCTACATGATTTACTTGACAGCGGAGAGCCAATGGAGCTTGGTTCTGGGCCTGGTGTCCTTCCTACCCCAGCTTGTCCTTGTGCTCCTCACCTCTCTGGCCTTCCATGCAGACTTGCCCTTCTGCTGCTTTCTCAACACAGCtatttttgtcagtttcaaTAAAGTCTGCACCTCACAG TATTTTCTGTGGTACCTGTGTTTCCTGCCACTCATCCTGCCGCGTTTGAGGCTCTCAAAAAAGCAAGGGGTTGGACTTCTGCTGCTGTGGTTTGCTGGCCAG GGTTTGTGGCTGATGCCAGCTTATTACTTGGAGTTTGAAGGACACAACACATTTGTGTACATTTGGTTGGCTGGCCTGCTGTTTCTCTTCAACAACTCGTTTATAATGGTCCAGATCATCTCCCACTACATACCAGAGACAGtccagcaaagaaaaaaaactgaataa
- the pigm gene encoding GPI mannosyltransferase 1 isoform X2, whose translation MKAYAAELSLVSSHIGDSKYVCCVMDASVLLYITFTEPPLHCDQMWSPWALHGESPYNRSTYRYTPLLAWMLLPNIYATPHFGKLLFVTCDVLSGVLLYHILCLRGLSSDAACRFCALWLLNPLPIGVSTRGNAEALLSLLVLATLLCLELKRFFMAAFFYGLSVHMKIYPVTYALPIALYISTHGKLEAQKRGVFRMLQRLFNKELVLFAAVAGAVFFWLTLAFYCLYGWDSLHETYLYHLTRRDIRHNFSPYFYMIYLTAESQWSLVLGLVSFLPQLVLVLLTSLAFHADLPFCCFLNTAIFVSFNKVCTSQYFLWYLCFLPLILPRLRLSKKQGVGLLLLWFAGQGLWLMPAYYLEFEGHNTFVYIWLAGLLFLFNNSFIMVQIISHYIPETVQQRKKTE comes from the exons TATATCACATTCACAGAGCCGCCGCTTCACTGTGATCAGATGTGGAGTCCTTGGGCATTACAT GGTGAGTCTCCATACAACAGGTCCACCTACCGCTACACTCCTCTCCTCGCATGGATGCTGTTGCCCAATATCTATGCAACCCCACACTTTGGGAAGCTGCTCTTTGTCACTTGTGATGTACTCTCAGGGGTCTTGTTGTACCACATCTTGTGTCTTCGAGGTTTATCCAGTGATGCAGCCTGtcgtttctgtgctctctggcTGCTTAACCCTTTACCGATAGGTGTGTCCACACGTGGAAACGCTGAGGCACTCCTGTCTCTTTTGGTCCTGGCCACACTATTGTGTCTTGAGCTAAAGAGATTTTTTATGGCAGCATTTTTCTACGGACTGTCTGTCCATATGAAAATCTACCCTGTAACATATGCCCTTCCTATCGCTCTCTACATATCAACTCATGGGAAATTGGAGGCTCAGAAGAGAGGTGTTTTCAGGATGTTGCAAAGGCTTTTCAATAAGGAACTGGTCCTGTTCGCAGCTGTGGCAGGAGCTGTGTTTTTCTGGCTAACTTTAGCCTTTTATTGCTT GTATGGCTGGGATTCCCTTCATGAAACCTACCTCTATCATTTAACAAGACGGGACATCCGTCATAATTTCTCTCCCTACTTCTACATGATTTACTTGACAGCGGAGAGCCAATGGAGCTTGGTTCTGGGCCTGGTGTCCTTCCTACCCCAGCTTGTCCTTGTGCTCCTCACCTCTCTGGCCTTCCATGCAGACTTGCCCTTCTGCTGCTTTCTCAACACAGCtatttttgtcagtttcaaTAAAGTCTGCACCTCACAG TATTTTCTGTGGTACCTGTGTTTCCTGCCACTCATCCTGCCGCGTTTGAGGCTCTCAAAAAAGCAAGGGGTTGGACTTCTGCTGCTGTGGTTTGCTGGCCAG GGTTTGTGGCTGATGCCAGCTTATTACTTGGAGTTTGAAGGACACAACACATTTGTGTACATTTGGTTGGCTGGCCTGCTGTTTCTCTTCAACAACTCGTTTATAATGGTCCAGATCATCTCCCACTACATACCAGAGACAGtccagcaaagaaaaaaaactgaataa
- the pigm gene encoding GPI mannosyltransferase 1 isoform X1, giving the protein MAHTADHSLIKLFNLRVLNSLALVIRLFLVGYGVYQDKTMVVKYTDIDYHVFTDASRFVTQGESPYNRSTYRYTPLLAWMLLPNIYATPHFGKLLFVTCDVLSGVLLYHILCLRGLSSDAACRFCALWLLNPLPIGVSTRGNAEALLSLLVLATLLCLELKRFFMAAFFYGLSVHMKIYPVTYALPIALYISTHGKLEAQKRGVFRMLQRLFNKELVLFAAVAGAVFFWLTLAFYCLYGWDSLHETYLYHLTRRDIRHNFSPYFYMIYLTAESQWSLVLGLVSFLPQLVLVLLTSLAFHADLPFCCFLNTAIFVSFNKVCTSQYFLWYLCFLPLILPRLRLSKKQGVGLLLLWFAGQGLWLMPAYYLEFEGHNTFVYIWLAGLLFLFNNSFIMVQIISHYIPETVQQRKKTE; this is encoded by the exons ATGGCACACACTGCTGACCATTCTTTAATCAAACTGTTTAATCTGCGGGTGCTGAACAGCCTCGCGCTCGTCATACGCTTATTTCTGGTGGGCTATGGGGTTTATCAAGACAAAACCATGGTGGTCAAATACACTGATATTGACTATCACGTGTTTACAGATGCTTCACGGTTTGTGACACAG GGTGAGTCTCCATACAACAGGTCCACCTACCGCTACACTCCTCTCCTCGCATGGATGCTGTTGCCCAATATCTATGCAACCCCACACTTTGGGAAGCTGCTCTTTGTCACTTGTGATGTACTCTCAGGGGTCTTGTTGTACCACATCTTGTGTCTTCGAGGTTTATCCAGTGATGCAGCCTGtcgtttctgtgctctctggcTGCTTAACCCTTTACCGATAGGTGTGTCCACACGTGGAAACGCTGAGGCACTCCTGTCTCTTTTGGTCCTGGCCACACTATTGTGTCTTGAGCTAAAGAGATTTTTTATGGCAGCATTTTTCTACGGACTGTCTGTCCATATGAAAATCTACCCTGTAACATATGCCCTTCCTATCGCTCTCTACATATCAACTCATGGGAAATTGGAGGCTCAGAAGAGAGGTGTTTTCAGGATGTTGCAAAGGCTTTTCAATAAGGAACTGGTCCTGTTCGCAGCTGTGGCAGGAGCTGTGTTTTTCTGGCTAACTTTAGCCTTTTATTGCTT GTATGGCTGGGATTCCCTTCATGAAACCTACCTCTATCATTTAACAAGACGGGACATCCGTCATAATTTCTCTCCCTACTTCTACATGATTTACTTGACAGCGGAGAGCCAATGGAGCTTGGTTCTGGGCCTGGTGTCCTTCCTACCCCAGCTTGTCCTTGTGCTCCTCACCTCTCTGGCCTTCCATGCAGACTTGCCCTTCTGCTGCTTTCTCAACACAGCtatttttgtcagtttcaaTAAAGTCTGCACCTCACAG TATTTTCTGTGGTACCTGTGTTTCCTGCCACTCATCCTGCCGCGTTTGAGGCTCTCAAAAAAGCAAGGGGTTGGACTTCTGCTGCTGTGGTTTGCTGGCCAG GGTTTGTGGCTGATGCCAGCTTATTACTTGGAGTTTGAAGGACACAACACATTTGTGTACATTTGGTTGGCTGGCCTGCTGTTTCTCTTCAACAACTCGTTTATAATGGTCCAGATCATCTCCCACTACATACCAGAGACAGtccagcaaagaaaaaaaactgaataa